In one window of Palaemon carinicauda isolate YSFRI2023 chromosome 2, ASM3689809v2, whole genome shotgun sequence DNA:
- the LOC137624231 gene encoding uncharacterized protein, whose protein sequence is MRGVALIVGLLLVVVQQRGANVSGRSYEGHHKYLQDAELPQGDDPAPALVERHIYSLLEAMKQSLGELSNKRSSWYDRYDALAMDVKDNSAMIQELLEIGRVAMPIIWTTSKIKMLHKRRERLEKGQEIFYKPPNVALGEPVPHPLRILPTELTDQDDFSIELILKTNEVANVGIRLMFEPEKGHEFDWDNDDLFLGVHLRWYFDYGNSREISLHDKYDGSFRAGEVITPASHWPDIKVGEKFGVSIVKKQNCFNVVIIIGKDLYVQEQAEEPYVHKFCPRPRRTSKMMADPKKLWLVVNEDRPGRGQLEVHNLIWYRNV, encoded by the exons ATGAGAGGAGTAGCTCTGATCGTTGGACTTCTGCTGGTCGTG GTTCAGCAGAGAGGAGCAAATGTCTCCGGGAGGTCCTATGAAGGTCACCATAAATACCTCCAAGATGCTGAGCTTCCTCAAGGGGATGATCCGGCACCCGCTTTG GTTGAGAGACATATCTATTCACTGCTGGAAGCCATGAAGCAAAGTCTGGGCGAGCTGTCGAACAAGAGGAGCTCTTGGTACGACCGGTATGATGCTCTGGCTATGGATGTCAAGGACAATTCCGCCATGATCCAAGAATTGCTCGAGATTGGCCG TGTAGCGATGCCCATCATCTGGACAACTTCCAAGATAAAGATGCTGCACAAGAGGAGAGAAAGACTCGAGAAGGGACAAGAGATCTTCTACAAACCTCCAAATGTAGCTTTGGGAGAGCCAG TTCCTCATCCACTGAGGATACTTCCAACCGAGCTTACAGATCAAGATGACTTCTCAATCGAGCTTATTCTCAAGACAAATGAAGTAGCCAA TGTTGGAATTCGACTCATGTTCGAGCCCGAGAAAGGTCACGAATTTGACTGGGATAACGACGACCTCTTCTTGGGTGTCCATCTAAGGTGGTACTTCGATTACGGAAATTCCAG GGAAATATCGCTGCACGACAAATACGATGGGAGTTTCAGAGCGGGCGAGGTCATCACCCCAGCGTCGCACTGGCCCGATATCAAAGTAGGAGAGAAATTTGGTGTCAGCATAGTGAAG AAACAAAACTGCTTCAACGTTGTCATCATCATCGGCAAGGATCTCTACGTGCAAGAACAGGCCGAGGAGCCCTATGTCCACAAGTTCTGCCCAAGG CCTCGTCGAACCAGCAAGATGATGGCAGATCCGAAGAAGCTTTGGCTGGTAGTGAACGAGGACCGACCAGGAAGGGGCCAATTGGAAGTGCATAACCTCATCTGGTATCGAAATGTATAG